The genomic segment TCCAAGTTATTATATTCTAGTACGATTATTGGAGATTATCTGCATGTTTTGTGCTACAAGATAATGTttgtaattgatttttttaactgCTATGATCTTCTTAACTAGTGCATACTGGATAGGGAGACGTAAATGCATTGAGGCGAGTGAGAAGGCGCAGAATGTCTTGTTGAAGCTGATCCCAATGTGAAGCAAGTTGAGGGATCAGGTCCTCCATGCTTATAGCTGAAGCTTGGGGTATTCTTCGAAATCTTTGGATCACGTACCACCTTTCTTCTTTACGTAAATCCCACGTGCAACCCTTTCCAAGCCCTTTACGTCTCACTTTCCTCTCGTTAAGCCTTGAGTCTTAAGAGTCTCAAGCCTGTGTCATCCAAAATTTCATGTGCCAAACTTTCCAGAGTATCCGAGTATTAGTACTTTCCACTCCTTTCGAGTCTTGCATTCCAAGCCTACCCAACCCAATGTCACGTACAGTTTCtcccttttccttttgaaGAGTCCAAGTTTCCAGTGGAGATTGAATATTATTCATGGATTTTGACAAAAGAAATTACGTACTCTATTTATTCTGTTGGGCATATCTTTATTTCGTAACATTTGCATGTCTTGCCGATGAGGGACCAAGCCGGCAATACAATATTTTAGATAACCCCTGTGAAAAGCTATGCTAGGAAAAGCTTGATCAAACCCCAACAAAGCAAAGCTCCGATCTCCCTATAGATTACTTATATTATCCTTTGTGGAAGACTGTTTTAGATTGTGGGATATGTGTCCCTGCAGGAACCCCACAATTGGGTTGGCATCAATATTCTGCTTGTAATTTTTCCAGCGAACTTTTGCTTTATCGACCTTCTTTTTTAGGGGTACCAATTGTATAACGCTAACTATTTCTCTGCTGGTAGATTGAAGTTTAGAAAACTTGAGTACCCCATAAGATACAAGATCTGGCTTCTAGTTAGACAGGTCCCTTTTGATTGTTTGCTTAAGATAGTCAAAATTCACATGTGCTTTCTATTTAGATAGCGCCACAAACAAGGCATATCTGTGATTGGTCTAACACCAATCATCGCACACAAGGATGTGAACCCAAGTTTATTCTGGCAAATTCCCCTGCCTTCAATGTATTAAACTAAAGAAAATGCAAAGCATGTGAAACTCGACAAATATGTCAGCTCATTGAGTAGCTTGCCTTAACTCTCTCTCAGGTATCCAATAATCAAGAATTACTTAAAAGGGTCTATATTCATTGTTTGTTTTGATCTTATATTATAAGTATGAAATTGACTAACTAGATAAAACTTTGTCGATTCTTGTTAATTCTAAACCAGAGTCCACTTGCCAAGAATAATATGAGTctagtatgtactatggatgTCAGTGAAGTCCTATCTCAACAATGTGTTTGAGCATACAACTTAATTACTATcgaataaataaatctttctACGGTACTCTTCTCTATCAATCCTAATTCATAAGTGGTAGGCAGGGTTTCTGAATATACAGTGGCAAACGTGGACATTCAAGCTGCCACTAATCCACTCTCCGAGGTCCAAATGGCATGGTCCTTGGTTTTAGAAACCGAAAATTCTTTAACCTGTAATCTTGATTTAGTTTTGTGGTGTATCAATTTGGCCCCTTTTTTCTAAATCTTGAAGATGCAGAGGCCCAACAGAGGATGGAAAGTGCTGTTAGAGATTCTTTTTTCCCCCGTAGAAGGTGTAAACTTTTGACCGCTTTTTTGAGCTTTTAGCGAGAACAGGAAACATGATTCCCTCAGGATTTAGTAAGGACTGCCACTTTTAGAATGTTTCCAGCCCAATATGTCTTTCCATGGGTtaaagaagaagatgagagATTGATTCAAAAATTTCTCTCTGCTGTCGGCAAAGTAAAGCATGTGGGTAAACTCGAGAGAATTAATGAGTTGAGAACCAAATAAATGGGACATTTCATCTCAGTCAACACTTTttaacatgtaatctaaatctATCAATGCTTTTTTATGATGTTTCACCAACTTATAAAGTTCCAAAACTCATCTTTAGGCATCCACCAAGATTCGGTGTCTTTGTTCAACTTTCCAAGCTGTTTAATCAAACCCAACAGTGACAACCCCAGCCAGACGATGGCATCTTACTGATAGAGATTAATTGCCATGGCAATAAGCCAAGTTTTGCATTTTTATGTCGTTTTCTCAATAAGTCCCTCAGGATTTTGGATTGTTCTGAATTCCCAATCTCTGAAAGATTGTAACATCATTTTAGTTGTTTCCCACAAGTTTTGCATGTCAGTAGTCTGGTAAAACCAATCATAGTGGAACTTAATGACTGATTTTAGGCTTATTATTGTCCTATCTTTGGACCGCAGTTCATCTCCGTATTGAGTGTACACGAATTCAAGTAGAATTACCTGTCTTCAATCAAAAGAGACATGGAAATAAAGCctctcataattgattgaTGGTCCACAAAATTTCACGCTGCCGTCTCAAGCTGGTGGGTGTGCTGAGGAAAAATGTGAACTGTATAGAAGCCGGCACCGACTAACATTAAGCAGAAAATAGGTAGGGGTTAGTCCCACAGACGAGTCTTCCTGAATCTTTAGGTTGAATGAATGTTTTAAATACATAGTTGTTCTcacaaaataaacaacaagACAAATACCAACAGCTACCAACCCCTcgaataaaggaaaaaagaaaagaatggttagaacagaagagaaaaaaatataaattggtTCAACAAAAGCATTCAGCTTGGCTTAAATTCATAATTCTATAGGATTTTGGCCGAATACTCCCTTAATTAGCCGTCTTCTGCTCACTCTGTTTTTGACAAATGTTTAATGGCTGAACGGGTTGTTCTTTTGCAATGAATACCCATTATTAACCACCAAATTTTACGCTCCCAGACTAACGAATTCAACAGGTGGCCAGTTTGGCTGGATTAATCAATCCATTTTCCTGATTAATCCGAACCATGCATTGGAATAAAAAACAGCTATGTTGAACTAACAACAAATAATGTACAGGGCagtgcctttttctttaaggAATATGACCGCTCAATATCTTGTATTTTTCCCCATGCCCTGGTCTAAAGtcttaattctttttcatgtACCTAAATTTTATAGGTTACGGCATAAATGGGTTtagattaatatttaatataaaaaaattcaaaaagattaaaaaaattagaaaaagaaatagggGCACTTGCTAGGAAATTGGTTGATCACACTTGTTTAGAACCAAAGCTACCCTCTGTATTATATCTGCATGGGGCCACGGCAATGGATTGTTTGGaattcttcctttttatttcGTCAAATCACAGATaatttgcattgtttttgatcaTGTGGTCATCAGGGATGGAAGAAAATCATTTGcgaaaaataatttagaaatcTTCACGGGCAAAATGCATCCCCCTGTTTATATATCCTAttggctttttcttcttttaaaaaaaattgtgtaaTCTCTCCTCCCTCTCTCAGTATCCTATAAATATAAAGTTGGTTTCTTGGAAGCCACTCTAGCGGCTTGCGAATTGATATAAATACATCGTCCAGGAGTAAGCCTGTTACATTGAATCCTTCACATTCAAGCCATCTTTgattattttctctttattatcCTTCTTGTGTTCTTTCAATTGTTTATTCTTATAAGTTTTCAGttctttgatttatttttgttttccttgtaCATGCATAATGGTTATATTAACATTGCTTTGATTCCCTGTTTCTGTTGACAAGTTCTGTAGCTTTAGACTAATTCAATATATCTTCCACAACAATTATCTTCAAGAGGCAACAGTGCCTccgaaaaagagaagaaaaagaaatagcaCTGGGCAAAAATGACGAAGTATTCAGTGGAGGAGGAATTGGGCTGTGGTCTTATGGGAGGAATTTTCCAGCGTTGGAGCAACTGGTCGAGAAAATCATCCGTACCTGCACTGCCTGCAAAAGGCATCAACAAACCAGTCACTGATAAGTCTAAGAAGCCTTCAACCGATGATTCCAGGAGGAGACGAACCAGCTCTGTGGACTCTGTCCTTCAGGATTCCTCCAACTTGGCTAAACCTTTACCCAAACAGGACCAGAAACCAACCAGGAAGTCTGACTTGTTGCCACCCCGGAATTCAATTTCAACTTCTCACCAGAGAAAAGACAGTAGAAGAACTTCAGATGCTGCAAGAAGCTCAACATCCTCATCCTCTAGTTCAAGCCAAACAAGAGTGTCACAAACACAGAGCTTGACTAGCGAGCAGCGCAAATTACAGAAAGAATCCAGTGGCAGTTACTCCAAAGAGATTGCCAAGGTATTCACTGCTGATGAACAACAATCAAACAATAGCAAAGCTCTTATTCGAGCTACTTCAAGCAATGTAATGCTAGTAGGCCAATTGGGGAACTTGAGACAGCTTGGAGCTGGGAGTGCTCTAGGGAACAATAGTCCTAATGCAACAATTAAAGCTGAAGATGACTTTTATCAGAATCTTCCAGAGGCTCGCTCCACGACAAAACCACCCAGAAAAAACAGCCCTAGTAAACTTGGTGGTTTTGTTATGGGCAATATTGTAAGGCAGCCTAGTGACGAGTCAAAACTTTTTCATGGTCCTATGAGTAGATTGGATCCCGACGCATTGAAGAATATGGGAAATGAAGCATACAAGCAGGGAAGGTTTGAAGAGGCATTGACTTTATACGAACGAGCAATTTCTCTTGATTCGAAGCAGGCAACATATCGGTGTAATAAGAGCGCTGCCTTGTTAGGATTAGACCGTCTTTTGGAGGCTGTCTTTGAGTGCAAAGAAGCTATTCAGCTTGATCCTACATATTGCAGAGCTCATCGTCGTTTGGCAACAATTTATCTCAGGTAGTATTCTAAAGACTCATATAAAGTTTGCTTTTTTTGATCATCAGGAGGCTATAGAAAGAATATCTGAAATGTGGAAGCAGATTACTGCTTGTAATTGTCTTATATGATTATCCGAATTCTACCATGCAGATTGGGAGAAGCAGAGCAAGCATTATTTCACTACAAGCATGCTGGCAATCACGCAGACTCCACTGAGATCGCTGAAGCTCAGGCTCTAAACCAATGCCTTAAAAGATGCTCTGATGctcaaaaattaaatgaatggAATACTTTACTTAAGGAGACTCAATGTGCTATAACCTCTGGAGTTGACTCTGCACCTCAGGTTAGCGTTCTTTACAGTTTATATAGGTGGATTTTAATGTATGCTGCATGTGGTTGGATAAAATGTTTGCTTATGGTCATTTTTTTGGGACATACAATAGGTCTATGCTCTACAAGCAGAGGCCTTACTGAAGCTCCACAGGCATCAAGAGGCCTATACAGCCTACATGAAAGGACCAAATTTTGCTATTGAATCTTGTATCAACTTCTTTGGCCTGGCTGTTAGTGCTTATCTTTTAATGATCAGAGCATTGGTCTACATGGTTTCTGGCAGGTTAGTAGAAAGAAAACTCTTTTATTCGAGTGTAGATGCCTATATGTCTGAGATTACTTTTCTTAGCAAATTATATCTAAAGCATGTTGTTTCAATCTTGGCAATATGGAAGTTACCAGCATTAAAAAGGCAGGGGTAATCTAGTTCTTCattcattcaaaatttaaactgTCTTACTTTCTTTCACAAACTTTATAATTTTGCCGACTGATCTCGATGTATCTGTATAAATGAGAATATAATGATTGCTTAATTTTGAAGATaaggaaaatgagttaaaaagTCTCATAACTGtctattttatagaaacacATGCATTcacattattttaattgaaattaacaTTGGACTTGATTGGATGATAATAGGCTAGAAGATGCTGTATCAGCAGCTCAGCATGCAGCTAAACTTGATCCAGGCAACAAGGAAATAAGCCTAGTGGTGAAGAGGACTAGAGCAGTATCGTCAGCTCGATTGAGTGGTAACTTGCTCTTCAAGGCATCAAAGTTCTTAGAGGCTTGCATTGTATACGGTGAAGGACTAGAGCATGATCCATACAATTCAGTTCTGCTGTGCAACAGAGCAGCTTGCAGATCTAAGCTAGGCCAATTTGAAAAGGCTATTGAAGATTGCACAGCTGCTTTTAACGTGCAACCTTCTTACAGCAAGGCAAGGCTAAGGAGGGCTGATTGTAATGCCAAGGTAGATGATTCCCACCTGAAAGTTAAGGCTTTTGCTGGAGCCATAATTGCTTATGAATTTTCTTGACCTATTATTTATTACTGTTTCTTTCATTATCTACAATCAGCTAGAAAGGTGGGAAGCTGCAATTCAGGATTATGAGATGTTGATAAGAGAAACACCTGGAGATGAGGAGGTGGCCCGCGCTCTGTTTGAGGCTCAGGTCCAGATCAAGAAGCAGCGAGGTGAAGACATTAAGGACATGAAGTTTGGCTCAAATTTGGTTATGGTCTCTAGCAACGAGCGTTTCAGGCACTTTGTAACCTCACCTGGTAAGCAGTCATTAGTCAGGCAACAAATTCTGTTATGACAAAAGTTTTTCCAGCAGTTAAATTTCAAAAGGAATGTTTGTAGATACTAGCAAACAGTTTTGCCATTTCCCTTTGAGCTCATTGGTTTGataataaaaacaatgaaaaccTTTTATTCAATGACAGGGATGACTGTGGTGCTTTTCTGTAACAAAGCAAAACACAAGCAAGTGCTGCAGCTAATGGAGCAAGTGTGCAAGAGATTCCCATCTGTCAACTTCCTCAAGgtctctttctttcccttttttttttatccagTAGCAGAGTCTTATCTTCTAGTAGGTGATACAATTACGTTatcaacatcatcattaaaatatttagaataCTACAGTATGTCTT from the Theobroma cacao cultivar B97-61/B2 chromosome 8, Criollo_cocoa_genome_V2, whole genome shotgun sequence genome contains:
- the LOC18592177 gene encoding TPR repeat-containing thioredoxin TTL1 isoform X2 yields the protein MTKYSVEEELGCGLMGGIFQRWSNWSRKSSVPALPAKGINKPVTDKSKKPSTDDSRRRRTSSVDSVLQDSSNLAKPLPKQDQKPTRKSDLLPPRNSISTSHQRKDSRRTSDAARSSTSSSSSSSQTRVSQTQSLTSEQRKLQKESSGSYSKEIAKVFTADEQQSNNSKALIRATSSNVMLVGQLGNLRQLGAGSALGNNSPNATIKAEDDFYQNLPEARSTTKPPRKNSPSKLGGFVMGNIVRQPSDESKLFHGPMSRLDPDALKNMGNEAYKQGRFEEALTLYERAISLDSKQATYRCNKSAALLGLDRLLEAVFECKEAIQLDPTYCRAHRRLATIYLRLGEAEQALFHYKHAGNHADSTEIAEAQALNQCLKRCSDAQKLNEWNTLLKETQCAITSGVDSAPQVYALQAEALLKLHRHQEAYTAYMKGPNFAIESCINFFGLAVSAYLLMIRALVYMVSGRLEDAVSAAQHAAKLDPGNKEISLVVKRTRAVSSARLSGNLLFKASKFLEACIVYGEGLEHDPYNSVLLCNRAACRSKLGQFEKAIEDCTAAFNVQPSYSKARLRRADCNAKLERWEAAIQDYEMLIRETPGDEEVARALFEAQVQIKKQRGEDIKDMKFGSNLVMVSSNERFRHFVTSPGMTVVLFCNKAKHKQVLQLMEQVCKRFPSVNFLKYVLVDLVRWR
- the LOC18592177 gene encoding TPR repeat-containing thioredoxin TTL1 isoform X1, whose product is MTKYSVEEELGCGLMGGIFQRWSNWSRKSSVPALPAKGINKPVTDKSKKPSTDDSRRRRTSSVDSVLQDSSNLAKPLPKQDQKPTRKSDLLPPRNSISTSHQRKDSRRTSDAARSSTSSSSSSSQTRVSQTQSLTSEQRKLQKESSGSYSKEIAKVFTADEQQSNNSKALIRATSSNVMLVGQLGNLRQLGAGSALGNNSPNATIKAEDDFYQNLPEARSTTKPPRKNSPSKLGGFVMGNIVRQPSDESKLFHGPMSRLDPDALKNMGNEAYKQGRFEEALTLYERAISLDSKQATYRCNKSAALLGLDRLLEAVFECKEAIQLDPTYCRAHRRLATIYLRLGEAEQALFHYKHAGNHADSTEIAEAQALNQCLKRCSDAQKLNEWNTLLKETQCAITSGVDSAPQVYALQAEALLKLHRHQEAYTAYMKGPNFAIESCINFFGLAVSAYLLMIRALVYMVSGRLEDAVSAAQHAAKLDPGNKEISLVVKRTRAVSSARLSGNLLFKASKFLEACIVYGEGLEHDPYNSVLLCNRAACRSKLGQFEKAIEDCTAAFNVQPSYSKARLRRADCNAKLERWEAAIQDYEMLIRETPGDEEVARALFEAQVQIKKQRGEDIKDMKFGSNLVMVSSNERFRHFVTSPGMTVVLFCNKAKHKQVLQLMEQVCKRFPSVNFLKVEVEDHPYLAKSEAVTSIPAFKIYKNGSRVKEVPGNNPELLERSVKLYSS